A single window of Cetobacterium sp. ZOR0034 DNA harbors:
- a CDS encoding transaldolase family protein gives MKIFIDTANVNEIREANDMGVICGVTTNPSLIVKEGR, from the coding sequence ATGAAGATATTTATAGATACAGCGAATGTAAATGAAATAAGAGAAGCTAATGATATGGGGGTGATTTGTGGTGTAACTACAAATCCGAGCTTAATAGTAAAAGAAGGAAGAG
- the araA gene encoding L-arabinose isomerase yields the protein MKIWFVTGSQHLYGEEALKQVAKQVEEIIDYMNNSKRLGLEIINKGIVTTSEEIENLLKEVNFNNKCGGVITWMHTFSPSKMWINGLKQLNKPLLHFHTQYHSEIPLNEIDMDFMNLNQAAHGDREHGFIHANLKTKRKVIHGYWKDSHTLERVDNWMTLCKGIGFSNSLKVCRFGDNMRNVAVTEGNKVSAQMKFGWEINTWPVGDLVRYIEAVTERELDEQLKEYENRYTVDTDKLESIKYQAKLNIAMKKFLKDRGCMAFTDTFEDLHGMNQLPGLATQNLMMDGYGFGGEGDWKTAAMVSILKNMVGENSKTSFMEDYTYHINNESLVLGSHMLEVCPSIAEGKPSIEVHHLGIGGKEDPARIVFSGKTGKAIQVSLIELEGRYRLIANVCNAVKPVGDMPNLPVARVMWRPEPSLEAASEAWIIAGGAHHTAMTYDVSVETLRDFADYYDIEFVLIDKTLNLNTFKRDLELNELLFKLKSL from the coding sequence ATGAAAATTTGGTTTGTAACAGGAAGTCAACATCTTTATGGAGAAGAGGCACTGAAACAGGTGGCGAAGCAAGTCGAAGAAATTATAGATTATATGAATAATTCAAAGAGATTGGGATTAGAAATAATAAATAAAGGGATTGTTACGACCTCTGAAGAGATTGAAAATTTATTGAAAGAAGTGAATTTCAATAACAAATGTGGAGGAGTTATAACTTGGATGCATACATTTTCTCCGTCTAAAATGTGGATAAATGGATTGAAACAACTGAATAAACCGCTACTTCATTTTCATACGCAATATCACAGTGAAATTCCTTTAAATGAAATAGATATGGATTTTATGAATTTAAATCAAGCTGCTCACGGGGATAGAGAGCACGGATTTATTCATGCTAATTTAAAAACAAAAAGAAAAGTTATACATGGGTATTGGAAGGATTCTCATACTTTAGAAAGAGTAGATAATTGGATGACACTTTGTAAAGGAATTGGATTTTCAAACAGCTTAAAAGTTTGTAGATTTGGAGATAATATGAGAAATGTTGCAGTAACAGAGGGTAATAAAGTAAGTGCACAAATGAAATTTGGATGGGAGATCAACACATGGCCAGTAGGAGATTTAGTTAGATATATAGAAGCAGTTACAGAAAGAGAATTAGATGAGCAGTTAAAAGAGTATGAAAATAGATATACGGTAGATACTGATAAACTAGAGTCAATTAAATATCAAGCAAAATTAAATATAGCCATGAAAAAATTCTTAAAAGATAGAGGGTGTATGGCGTTCACAGATACATTTGAAGACTTACATGGAATGAATCAACTTCCAGGGCTTGCAACACAAAACTTAATGATGGATGGATATGGTTTCGGAGGAGAGGGAGATTGGAAAACGGCAGCAATGGTTTCAATTCTAAAAAATATGGTTGGGGAAAATAGTAAAACAAGTTTTATGGAAGATTATACATATCATATAAATAATGAAAGTTTAGTTTTAGGATCACATATGTTAGAGGTATGTCCATCTATTGCAGAAGGGAAACCATCGATAGAAGTTCATCATCTAGGGATTGGTGGAAAAGAAGATCCTGCAAGAATTGTATTTTCTGGGAAGACAGGAAAAGCAATTCAAGTAAGTTTGATAGAATTAGAGGGAAGATATAGACTTATAGCAAATGTTTGTAATGCGGTAAAACCTGTAGGAGATATGCCAAACTTACCGGTAGCGAGAGTTATGTGGCGACCGGAACCATCTTTAGAAGCTGCGTCTGAAGCATGGATTATTGCTGGAGGAGCGCACCATACTGCCATGACTTATGATGTGAGTGTTGAAACACTTAGAGATTTTGCTGATTATTATGACATTGAATTTGTATTGATAGATAAAACATTAAATTTAAATACTTTTAAAAGAGATTTGGAGTTAAATGAGCTTTTATTTAAATTAAAAAGTTTATAG